A stretch of Eisenibacter elegans DSM 3317 DNA encodes these proteins:
- a CDS encoding ClpP family protease → MLNREEFRKYAVHNHRISGTTIDSYMGYVENMTPYIIEERQLNVTQMDVFSRLMRDRIIFLGTGIDDQVANIVVAQLLFLESLDSEKDILIYINSPGGSVYAGLGIYDTMQYVKPDVATICTGLAASMGAILLAGGTTGKRTALPHARVMIHQPLGGAQGQASDIEITAKQILILKQELYEILAEHTGKPIEEIERNSDRDYWMRAIEAKEYGLIDEVLSRPRK, encoded by the coding sequence ACAACGATTGACAGCTACATGGGCTATGTCGAAAATATGACTCCTTATATCATCGAAGAGCGCCAGCTCAACGTAACTCAAATGGACGTATTCTCGCGCCTGATGCGTGACCGTATCATCTTCCTCGGTACAGGCATCGACGACCAAGTGGCCAATATCGTAGTGGCTCAGTTGCTCTTCCTCGAATCGTTAGATTCTGAAAAAGACATCCTCATCTATATCAATAGCCCGGGCGGTTCGGTATATGCTGGCCTAGGTATTTATGATACGATGCAGTATGTAAAGCCCGATGTAGCGACTATCTGTACGGGTTTGGCTGCATCTATGGGGGCTATTCTGCTTGCCGGAGGTACTACTGGCAAACGCACTGCCCTGCCTCACGCCCGTGTGATGATTCACCAGCCTTTAGGCGGAGCACAAGGCCAAGCCTCTGATATCGAAATTACGGCCAAGCAAATCCTCATCCTCAAGCAGGAACTGTACGAAATCTTGGCAGAGCATACCGGCAAGCCTATCGAAGAGATAGAACGCAACTCTGACCGCGATTACTGGATGCGCGCCATCGAAGCCAAAGAATATGGACTCATCGACGAGGTGCTCTCACGCCCACGTAAATAA
- the clpX gene encoding ATP-dependent Clp protease ATP-binding subunit ClpX encodes MENQQCSFCGRNKPDVSLLITGLNGNICNDCVEQANLIVEQEVKPKRKAKSKFNKPLKLIPPSEIKSHLDQYVVGQEHAKKILSVAVYNHYKRLQQSMRDDEVLIEKSNILLVGETGTGKTYLARTLARILQVPFCMADATVLTEAGYVGEDIENVLTRLLQAADYDVAAAERGIVYIDEIDKIARKGDNPSITKDVGGEGVQQGLLKILEGSEVNVPPKGGRKHPEQDLVRVNTDNILFICGGAFDGIQRIIASRLKTRPIGFSEVENSLAPKPEELLRYVNPQDLKGYGLIPELIGRLPLLTYLNPLDEQAVFNILTQPKNALVKQYQKLFAMEDVQLEFSPEALRLIAQKALETRLGARGLRAICELVMIDLMYELPSRKDNPETILIDEALVQKQLANIPVQQLRAA; translated from the coding sequence ATGGAAAATCAACAGTGTAGTTTCTGTGGACGCAATAAGCCAGATGTTTCGTTACTCATCACAGGCCTGAACGGTAACATCTGTAACGACTGTGTGGAGCAGGCCAATCTGATTGTGGAGCAAGAAGTCAAGCCCAAACGCAAGGCCAAGTCTAAGTTCAACAAACCTCTCAAGCTGATTCCCCCTTCGGAAATCAAATCTCACCTCGACCAATATGTCGTAGGGCAAGAGCACGCGAAAAAGATTCTGAGTGTAGCAGTTTATAACCATTACAAGCGCCTCCAACAAAGTATGCGAGACGATGAGGTGCTGATTGAAAAATCAAACATCCTCTTGGTAGGCGAAACAGGAACGGGCAAAACCTACTTAGCCCGCACACTGGCGCGCATTCTGCAAGTACCTTTCTGTATGGCTGATGCTACCGTACTCACAGAGGCGGGCTATGTGGGCGAAGATATCGAGAATGTTTTGACACGCCTGCTACAAGCTGCCGACTACGATGTAGCCGCCGCCGAGCGGGGGATTGTTTACATTGATGAGATTGATAAAATAGCCCGCAAAGGCGACAACCCCTCTATCACCAAGGATGTAGGAGGGGAGGGCGTACAGCAAGGACTGCTCAAGATTTTGGAGGGCTCAGAGGTCAATGTGCCCCCTAAGGGTGGCCGCAAACACCCCGAACAAGACCTCGTAAGAGTCAATACCGACAATATCCTTTTCATCTGTGGTGGCGCTTTTGATGGGATTCAGCGGATTATCGCCTCTCGCCTCAAAACTAGGCCTATTGGCTTTTCTGAGGTAGAAAACAGCCTAGCGCCCAAACCTGAGGAGCTGCTGCGCTATGTCAACCCGCAGGATCTCAAAGGTTATGGGCTGATTCCTGAGCTTATAGGCCGCCTGCCCTTGCTTACCTACCTCAACCCTCTTGATGAGCAGGCCGTATTCAATATCTTGACCCAACCCAAGAATGCGCTAGTCAAGCAGTACCAAAAACTATTTGCGATGGAAGATGTGCAGCTGGAGTTTAGCCCCGAAGCCTTGCGCCTGATAGCCCAAAAAGCCCTCGAAACCCGCCTTGGCGCACGAGGTTTGAGAGCTATCTGTGAGCTGGTGATGATAGACT